The genomic region CAAAGGTTACATAGAATTTGAAAAGGTTGGAAGGTTGAAATTCCCCAGGTTGATCTGGAACGAAAAGACGTGGTGATTTTTTCCAAAAAAACTTGAGGTCACTCTCCATTCGGAACAATAGTAATAACCTTCGCAAGTGTTTTGATATCTTCGGGTTTTACAATTACAGGATGATAATCAGGATTGTAGCTTTCAAGAACAATAACATCTTTTTTCTTATAAAACTTTTTCAAAAGAAGCTCACCTTCATCGTCACTTTCTTTGGTAAGTTCTACCACGGCTATATCGCCGTTCATTACCGAGCTGTCCAGATCAGCAAGTACCCAGTCTCCCGGTTGAAGGCGCGGTCTCATTGAATCTCCCTCAACTCTAAAGAAAAAAACCCTGTGATGAGCTTTTTTCCTGGGAACCCAGGCCATTTTCAGTTCAGACGGTGCCGAAATAGCAGGGTAAAGTCCACGTCCGGCTCTTACCCGTGAAACAACAGGCACCGGCATAAGAACAAAATCAGCAGGTGCCACATCCAGAAACTTCAACTCATTACGTTTCAGGAACATTTCTCCTTTACCTTCACGCAACCATTCAGGGTTGACAGAAAAAACTTTTTCTATCAACCTTATCACTCTTTCAGAAGGTTCAGTTCTGCCACTTTCCCATTCCTGAATAGAACGTTTTGAGCGGCCAAGACGTTCACCAAATTGCACCTGAGTCAAACCAAGAACCCTTCTTAGCTCTTTAATTCTACTGCCTATATTGCCATTCTTCATCATCACAGATCAACCCATAATCATCAAATTATGCCACAAAAACGAACTATAAGTTATTGACAATACGCAAAAATGAACCTATACTTCAAAATAAGCATAGCACTAATGTCACGAAAATCATCACAGATAAGCTGTATAATGATAGCACAGTTTTCGGGGGATAAAATGAAAAGAGAAAGCTTTGACTGGATTCATCAAAAGCTGGAAGAGATATGTGATTCTATCTCCTCAACCAATTTCTCAGAAGAAGAAAAGGCAGATATGATAGAATGTATGATGGAAGTGATAACTTACTTTGAAACAATTTCAGAAGAACAGAACGATAAACCTGATTTTTGAGGCAGTTATGGGTTTTCTGGATCTATTTAAAAACATAACCGAAGAAGAGGAACTTGACGAACTCACAGGCCTTCCAAAGCATCTGGTTGAGAGAGAGGAGGAGGCTTTCATTAAAAGAAAGCTTTACGAGGAAGGTAAACTTCCCGAAGAGGAGAAAAAAACCGATAGAAAAGAAAGCAGAATCTGTTACGAGTGCGGATTCCCTTATGACTGCGATATAGAGAACTCCAGAAAAAAACGCAGTTTTTCCACCCGGAATAACTTTGATGACGATCTTTTTGATTCCATTAAAAGAACATTTGACGAACTTAGTGGAATGTGGATGGGTCCCTGTAATCTCGACGATTAATGCAGGTCTTTCGGATTATTGAACTCAGACGATGATGGAGAAGCAGTTATGGGTTTTCTGGATCTGTTTAAAAACATAACCGAAGAAGAGGAACTTGACGAACTCACAGACCTTCCAAAGCATCTGGTTGAGAGAGAGGAGGAGGCTTTCATTAAAAGAAAGCTTTACGAGGAAGGTAAACTTCCCGAAGAGGAGAAAAAAACCGATAGAAAAGAAAGCAGAATCTGTTACGAGTGCGGATTCCCTTATGACTGCGATATAGAGAACTCCAGAAAAAAACGCAGTTTTTCCACCCGGAATAACTTTGATGACGATCTTTTTGATCCTATTAAACAACTTGAAGAAGCGTTTGATGGCCTTGATGGAACTACAATAAATGAGTACTCTGATCTATGATTAACACAAATCTTTCGGATTATTGAACTCAGACGATGATGGAGAAGCAGTTATGGGTTTTCTGGATCTATTTAAAAACATAACCGAAGAAGAGGAACTTGACGAACTCACAGGCCTTCCAAAGCATCTGGTTGAGAGAGAGGAGGAGGCTTTCATTAAAAGAAAGCTTTATGAGGAAGGTAAACTTCCCGAAGAGGAGAAAAAAACCGATAGAAAAGAAAGCAGAATCTGTTACGAGTGCGGATTCCCTTATGAGATGGAAAATGCCGGCAAAAAACAACATCCTTTTTCTCGTCGTCGAAGTATCTTTGACGATGACGATGATAGAACATTTGACGAACTTGATGGAATGGAGATAGGGCTCTGTAATCTCGACGATTAATGCAGGTCTTTCGGATTATTGAACTCAGGCGGAGCTTCCGGTTTTCCTCCCGGCGCTCCCTGTCCCTTCCATTCACTGTAAGGAATATATTGTTTTTTCCCATTACGATATACTACATATTCGGGCATCGGCTTTTCCTGCATCCTGAAAGCGAAATATCCCGTCTTGCTGTTGTAGCCAAGATAAACCCCCGGCGTTATTTTGGCTATCTTTTCTCCATTTTTTGCCCGTATTACTTCCCCGGGTTT from Desulfurobacterium sp. TC5-1 harbors:
- a CDS encoding S24 family peptidase, yielding MMKNGNIGSRIKELRRVLGLTQVQFGERLGRSKRSIQEWESGRTEPSERVIRLIEKVFSVNPEWLREGKGEMFLKRNELKFLDVAPADFVLMPVPVVSRVRAGRGLYPAISAPSELKMAWVPRKKAHHRVFFFRVEGDSMRPRLQPGDWVLADLDSSVMNGDIAVVELTKESDDEGELLLKKFYKKKDVIVLESYNPDYHPVIVKPEDIKTLAKVITIVPNGE